One segment of Chloroflexota bacterium DNA contains the following:
- a CDS encoding carboxypeptidase regulatory-like domain-containing protein, with protein sequence MQTIHNARDRRYARRSWLALLGLAAACLLWLALRVDVRAAGTPGPTGAGVRVAAVITDSWSAPLPSLTARARPSPIVTEPGSAPSPVVTLTATPVPPATLFTPAAATRSPLPAATPTPASTVEPGGTVSGRIALQGWRAASAISLSAAPGGFSATVTNAGDFQLALPPGTYTLTARTSGFYGAQRTGVVVRPGQDTQLPPVKLLRGAISGSGTLSLADVALVAGQVGRASGFDPRADVNGDGEVNILDLILISGNIGKPVVQPWGD encoded by the coding sequence ATGCAGACAATTCACAACGCACGCGATAGGCGATACGCGCGCCGGAGCTGGCTGGCGCTGCTCGGATTGGCGGCAGCGTGCCTGCTGTGGCTGGCGCTGCGGGTGGACGTGCGCGCGGCCGGCACGCCGGGACCCACTGGCGCCGGCGTGCGGGTGGCGGCGGTTATCACCGACTCATGGAGTGCGCCGCTCCCCAGCTTGACGGCGCGCGCCAGGCCGTCGCCGATCGTGACCGAGCCGGGATCCGCGCCATCACCCGTCGTCACGCTCACGGCTACGCCTGTGCCTCCGGCCACGCTATTCACGCCGGCTGCCGCCACCAGGTCGCCGCTGCCGGCAGCGACACCCACGCCGGCCAGCACCGTTGAACCAGGCGGCACGGTCAGCGGGCGGATTGCGCTGCAAGGCTGGAGAGCGGCAAGCGCCATCAGCCTGTCGGCGGCGCCGGGGGGCTTCAGCGCTACCGTCACGAACGCCGGTGATTTCCAACTGGCCTTACCGCCCGGCACGTACACGCTGACGGCGCGCACCAGCGGTTTTTACGGCGCACAGCGGACCGGCGTCGTGGTGCGCCCCGGCCAGGATACACAACTGCCGCCGGTCAAGCTGCTGCGCGGCGCCATCAGCGGATCGGGGACGCTCTCGCTCGCCGACGTGGCACTGGTGGCCGGGCAGGTCGGACGCGCCAGCGGGTTCGACCCGCGCGCCGACGTGAACGGCGACGGCGAGGTGAATATCCTCGACCTGATACTGATCAGCGGCAATATCGGCAAGCCCGTAGTGCAACCATGGGGCGATTGA
- a CDS encoding response regulator transcription factor codes for MTRILVVDDDADIVRLISDYLLDSSYEVITATNGRQALRAAFEYRPDLVLLDIGMPGMDGWDVCKTLREYYDGVIVMLTARDSETDKVKGLDLGADDYMVKPFSRDELRARIRARLRSAARTPLNSMDYQDAALIIDLQRRIVLRNGARLTLSTSEFDLLTCLVRHRGEVVTRDRLLLDAWGADYAGQYDYLRVYVHRLRERLEDDPAHPHYVLTHRYAGYSFGPPVNG; via the coding sequence ATGACGCGAATCCTGGTCGTTGACGACGATGCGGATATCGTGCGGCTGATATCCGACTACCTGCTTGACAGCAGCTACGAGGTCATCACGGCCACCAACGGCCGCCAGGCGCTGCGGGCTGCATTCGAGTATCGCCCCGATCTCGTGCTGCTGGATATCGGCATGCCGGGTATGGATGGCTGGGACGTCTGCAAGACGCTGCGCGAGTACTACGACGGCGTCATCGTGATGTTGACCGCGCGCGACAGCGAGACGGACAAAGTGAAAGGACTGGACCTCGGCGCGGACGACTACATGGTCAAGCCGTTCAGCCGCGACGAACTGCGAGCGCGCATTCGTGCCCGCCTGCGCAGCGCCGCGCGCACGCCGCTCAATTCGATGGACTACCAGGACGCCGCGCTTATCATCGACCTGCAGCGACGCATCGTGTTGCGTAACGGGGCGCGGCTGACCCTGTCTACGAGCGAGTTCGACCTGCTGACCTGCCTGGTGCGACATCGCGGCGAGGTGGTCACGCGGGATCGCCTGTTGCTGGATGCGTGGGGCGCGGATTATGCCGGCCAGTATGACTACCTGCGCGTGTATGTACACCGCCTGCGCGAACGGCTGGAAGACGACCCGGCGCACCCACATTATGTGCTAACTCACCGTTATGCCGGGTACTCATTTGGACCACCAGTCAACGGTTAA
- a CDS encoding family 43 glycosylhydrolase produces the protein MKSRLIGALAFALLASLLISASGVSAALPANLSWVKYGTGPVVNGTLCYTGEHFKPAIVVESAGNYKMYFSGRANGSDIYVATTTDGGLTWACGNGGAPVLARGTASAWDDARAVTASVVKNGASDYRMWYMGRNAAGTNSIGYATSTDGLTWTKYASNPVLTKGSPSAWDSQYVRDPSVLNVGGTYHMWYSGTARWPYFRIGHATSPDGFTWTKDAGPAMVGTAGLWDQNEVYAPYVVQNGGAYEMFYSGNNGGRWLIGHATAAGTTGPWTKDANAIISPSATGWEAGYDSTDYAAAVLDGTWKVFYSAGGSYAIGLATLTNQAQLTFRQLATSVAVSSNVTVYIDISAVTNLAGYQFTVNYDSAKVSAVGSFENDLYDTATNASIPPTWSAACAAGVCKFAVAGISPHAAVSGSGALAKIVFTGVAGGEVPLTFGSDILSDYGATPIMHSANTGFITVMNSATVSGVVQLQGRTTPTDAGTVTLYDQQGYAPPVTVAFDAATGAWSTPVLFYAGSSAFDAVASHGLYLSNLNTGVALTAGGSFPQATTTLWGGDATNDGAIGLADLTCIGGDFGAAPGTCSGQGSSDINADGLVNILDLVLAGGNYGKTSNQAW, from the coding sequence ATGAAATCTCGATTGATTGGCGCACTTGCATTCGCCCTGCTGGCGAGCCTGCTGATCTCCGCTTCCGGCGTCAGTGCTGCGCTTCCGGCCAACCTATCGTGGGTGAAATACGGGACCGGCCCAGTGGTAAATGGGACGCTGTGCTATACCGGCGAACATTTCAAACCCGCCATCGTGGTTGAGAGCGCGGGCAACTATAAGATGTACTTCAGCGGCCGCGCCAACGGCTCGGATATTTACGTCGCGACAACCACCGATGGCGGCCTGACGTGGGCGTGCGGCAACGGCGGCGCGCCGGTGCTGGCGCGCGGCACGGCCAGCGCGTGGGATGACGCGCGCGCGGTCACGGCCAGCGTGGTGAAGAACGGCGCGTCCGACTACCGGATGTGGTACATGGGCCGCAACGCCGCCGGCACCAACTCGATCGGCTACGCGACCTCGACCGACGGGCTGACGTGGACCAAGTATGCCAGCAACCCCGTGCTGACCAAGGGCAGCCCGTCGGCGTGGGATTCGCAGTACGTGCGCGATCCGTCGGTGCTGAACGTCGGCGGCACGTACCACATGTGGTACTCCGGCACCGCGCGCTGGCCGTACTTCCGCATCGGGCACGCCACGTCGCCCGACGGCTTCACGTGGACGAAGGATGCCGGCCCGGCCATGGTCGGCACCGCTGGCCTGTGGGACCAGAACGAGGTGTATGCGCCCTACGTCGTGCAGAACGGCGGCGCGTACGAGATGTTCTACTCCGGCAACAACGGCGGGCGCTGGCTGATTGGACACGCCACCGCCGCTGGTACCACCGGACCGTGGACCAAGGACGCCAACGCGATCATCAGCCCATCGGCGACCGGCTGGGAGGCGGGTTACGACTCGACCGACTACGCCGCCGCTGTGCTTGATGGCACCTGGAAAGTGTTTTACTCGGCGGGCGGCAGCTACGCGATCGGGCTGGCTACGCTGACCAATCAGGCGCAGTTGACCTTCCGGCAGTTGGCGACGAGCGTCGCCGTTAGCAGCAATGTTACCGTGTACATCGACATCAGCGCGGTGACGAACCTGGCGGGGTACCAGTTCACGGTGAACTACGACTCGGCCAAAGTCTCCGCGGTCGGATCGTTTGAGAACGACTTGTACGATACAGCGACGAACGCCTCAATTCCGCCCACATGGAGCGCTGCGTGCGCGGCGGGCGTCTGCAAGTTCGCGGTCGCAGGCATTAGCCCGCACGCGGCGGTCAGCGGTTCGGGCGCGCTGGCCAAGATCGTTTTCACCGGCGTGGCGGGCGGTGAGGTGCCGCTGACGTTCGGCAGCGACATCCTCTCGGACTACGGCGCGACGCCGATCATGCACAGCGCTAACACCGGCTTCATCACGGTCATGAACAGCGCGACGGTGAGCGGCGTCGTGCAGTTGCAGGGCCGCACCACGCCGACCGACGCGGGCACGGTCACGCTCTACGACCAGCAGGGCTACGCGCCGCCGGTGACGGTGGCGTTCGATGCCGCTACGGGCGCGTGGTCCACCCCGGTGCTGTTCTACGCGGGCAGTTCAGCGTTTGACGCCGTCGCGTCGCACGGTCTGTACTTGAGCAATCTCAATACTGGCGTGGCGTTGACGGCGGGCGGCAGCTTCCCGCAGGCGACGACCACGCTGTGGGGCGGCGACGCGACCAATGACGGCGCGATTGGCTTGGCCGACCTGACGTGCATCGGCGGCGACTTCGGCGCCGCGCCGGGGACGTGCAGCGGGCAGGGCAGCAGCGACATCAATGCGGACGGGCTCGTCAACATTCTGGACCTGGTGCTGGCGGGCGGCAACTACGGCAAGACGTCGAACCAGGCGTGGTAG
- a CDS encoding response regulator transcription factor, translating to MLDVFSQLGPQDYELFATPDPRSAIRQAYDLQPDAVLMVVDNPQANEWAASLQALRSLSSVPIIALANSVREADRQRVIETGVDACYLQPFDGQAVAAQLDVLTWPGRAAQRGAVRTGRWA from the coding sequence ATGCTCGATGTATTCAGTCAACTAGGCCCGCAAGACTACGAGTTGTTTGCCACTCCCGATCCCCGAAGCGCTATCCGCCAGGCTTATGACTTGCAGCCCGATGCCGTGTTGATGGTGGTGGACAATCCGCAGGCCAACGAATGGGCGGCATCGCTGCAGGCGCTGCGTAGCCTCTCGAGTGTGCCGATCATCGCGCTGGCCAACTCGGTGCGCGAAGCCGACCGCCAGCGGGTGATCGAAACGGGCGTCGATGCGTGCTACCTGCAACCGTTCGACGGGCAAGCGGTGGCCGCGCAACTCGACGTCTTGACCTGGCCCGGCCGAGCGGCTCAGCGTGGGGCAGTGCGGACAGGGCGATGGGCATGA
- a CDS encoding GAF domain-containing protein, translating into MNNPDLSAPMPDRAYIERLELVNRLALLVASSLDLRARLKTIAQELRAALHCYAVSIALVSGAELAFHASDTPYGFWDDTFLAQRRHRLDGPSLMARAVRQRRILAVPDVSQDPLHTPSPLLPLIRSEAVVPLIAGGQVVGAITALGDQPAFFSAADVQLLEAAAPYAGTMVRNAQAHEIAQRSLAQLEAIQHTSAEVAGELELPVLLRQLVTRSMQLLGGTSGGIYLWDADAEVLRLESAASPRNIGAQLKPGEGASGVVFQTGQPLMVADYQAWPGRSAIFESSGLRSIISVPLIFRQELIGVMTLSHNEQVGLFTDADAQLLSLFANQAAVAIANARLFREARDKAEQNNKLYVKASQILRQLRFFDEVNHSLKIDGSLDEKLQAVADQIRQAFGYPYVDIALVDDASLSYRASSSDQPGYVLQTFGFRLPLDEQRITTHAVLTRSAYYAPDTSVDPYYRPAYGRFPTASELAVPILLGERVIGALNLERRELRAFDANDIALAEALAVQLAAIIQNAQLFEQLKSEQRQLSNALEQIADGVIAVDCGGRILSLNAKASVLLATDPAAMAGRSCDDFLVVQGGGSLAALVARAAERRQNLSPGEQWLSLRHALPANRTLTVSLAPLAGTPSGEARSVLIALWDVTERAQVDNLRSDIVSSVSHELRTPLTRIRLRVEKVAGSAAGPMHDRDDFHAIIADVTLLEQLIANILQAARIQGGRLVLQRQPVALPPLARQVARETGQAERFALELAADTPLVYADSFRMHEVLTNLVNNAIQYSPPGSPLTIRMGAQADGCALVGISDRGEGIPAVARERIFDRFYRVPRENTRPTYGSGLGLYITRGLVEAHGGRIWVESEEGVGSAFFFTLPAYTLAEGEHDANPGR; encoded by the coding sequence ATGAATAACCCCGACCTTTCGGCACCGATGCCCGACCGCGCGTACATTGAGCGGCTGGAGTTGGTCAATCGCCTCGCGCTGCTGGTCGCATCGTCGCTCGACCTGCGCGCCAGGCTTAAGACGATTGCGCAGGAATTGCGCGCCGCGCTCCACTGTTACGCGGTCAGCATTGCGCTCGTGAGCGGCGCCGAACTGGCCTTCCATGCCAGCGACACGCCATACGGCTTCTGGGACGATACCTTCCTCGCGCAACGCCGGCACCGGCTGGACGGACCGAGCCTGATGGCGCGCGCCGTTCGCCAGCGCCGCATCCTCGCCGTCCCCGACGTATCCCAGGATCCGCTGCATACGCCTTCACCCTTGCTGCCATTGATTCGATCCGAAGCGGTCGTGCCGCTGATTGCGGGCGGGCAGGTCGTGGGCGCCATCACAGCGCTGGGCGACCAACCCGCTTTCTTTAGCGCGGCCGATGTGCAATTGCTGGAAGCGGCGGCGCCGTACGCCGGCACGATGGTACGCAATGCGCAGGCGCATGAAATCGCGCAGCGCAGCCTGGCGCAACTGGAAGCGATCCAGCATACGAGCGCCGAGGTCGCGGGCGAACTGGAATTGCCTGTGCTGCTGAGGCAATTGGTCACGCGCTCAATGCAGTTACTGGGCGGAACCAGCGGCGGCATCTACCTGTGGGATGCCGACGCGGAAGTGCTGCGACTGGAATCCGCGGCGAGCCCGCGAAATATCGGCGCCCAGTTGAAGCCTGGCGAAGGCGCATCAGGAGTCGTCTTCCAGACGGGCCAGCCGCTGATGGTTGCCGATTACCAGGCGTGGCCCGGCCGTTCCGCGATTTTTGAATCGTCCGGATTGCGCTCGATCATCTCTGTCCCGCTGATCTTCCGGCAGGAGTTGATTGGCGTGATGACCCTGTCGCACAACGAGCAGGTCGGCCTGTTCACCGATGCCGACGCCCAACTGCTGTCGTTGTTTGCGAACCAGGCCGCCGTCGCCATTGCCAACGCCCGCCTGTTCCGCGAGGCGCGCGACAAGGCGGAGCAGAACAACAAGCTGTACGTCAAGGCGAGCCAGATCCTGCGCCAGTTGCGTTTCTTTGATGAGGTAAACCATAGCCTGAAGATCGACGGTTCGCTCGATGAAAAGCTGCAGGCCGTCGCCGACCAGATCCGCCAGGCGTTCGGCTATCCCTATGTGGATATCGCGTTGGTCGACGACGCCTCGTTGAGCTACCGGGCCAGCAGCAGCGACCAGCCGGGATACGTACTGCAAACCTTCGGCTTTCGGCTGCCGCTGGATGAGCAACGCATCACCACCCACGCCGTGCTCACACGCAGCGCCTACTACGCGCCCGATACGAGCGTCGATCCATATTACCGCCCGGCCTACGGCCGCTTCCCGACGGCGTCGGAGCTGGCCGTGCCGATTCTACTGGGCGAGCGGGTGATCGGGGCGCTGAACCTGGAGCGGCGCGAGTTGCGCGCATTCGATGCCAACGACATCGCGCTGGCCGAGGCGCTGGCGGTGCAACTGGCGGCTATCATCCAGAACGCGCAGTTGTTCGAGCAACTGAAGAGCGAGCAGCGGCAACTGTCCAATGCGCTCGAGCAGATCGCCGATGGCGTGATCGCCGTGGATTGCGGCGGGCGCATCCTGTCGCTCAACGCCAAAGCCTCGGTACTGCTCGCCACCGACCCGGCCGCGATGGCGGGGCGCTCATGCGACGACTTTCTGGTCGTGCAGGGCGGCGGTTCGCTGGCCGCGCTCGTGGCACGCGCCGCCGAGCGGCGGCAGAACCTGTCGCCGGGCGAGCAGTGGCTGTCGCTGCGGCATGCGCTCCCGGCGAACCGGACATTGACCGTGTCGCTGGCGCCGCTGGCCGGCACGCCCTCCGGCGAGGCGCGCAGTGTGCTGATCGCGTTGTGGGACGTGACCGAGCGCGCACAGGTCGACAACTTGCGCTCCGACATCGTCAGCAGCGTGTCGCACGAACTGCGTACGCCGCTCACACGCATACGGCTGCGCGTCGAAAAGGTCGCCGGCTCAGCGGCCGGACCGATGCACGACCGGGACGACTTCCACGCCATTATCGCCGACGTCACGCTACTCGAGCAGCTGATCGCCAACATCCTGCAAGCGGCGCGCATCCAGGGCGGCCGCCTGGTGTTGCAGCGCCAGCCGGTGGCGTTGCCGCCGCTCGCGCGCCAGGTTGCGCGCGAGACCGGCCAGGCCGAGCGGTTTGCGCTGGAGCTGGCGGCCGACACGCCGCTCGTGTACGCAGACTCGTTTCGCATGCACGAAGTCCTCACCAACCTGGTCAACAACGCCATCCAGTACTCGCCGCCGGGTTCGCCGCTCACGATTCGCATGGGCGCACAGGCCGACGGCTGCGCGCTGGTCGGCATCAGCGACCGCGGGGAGGGTATACCCGCGGTCGCCCGCGAGCGCATCTTTGACCGCTTCTACCGCGTGCCGCGCGAAAACACGCGGCCGACCTACGGCTCCGGACTGGGCCTGTACATCACGCGCGGGCTGGTCGAGGCGCACGGCGGCCGCATCTGGGTGGAGAGCGAGGAAGGCGTCGGGTCGGCATTCTTCTTCACGCTGCCGGCGTACACGCTGGCGGAGGGCGAACATGACGCGAATCCTGGTCGTTGA
- a CDS encoding response regulator transcription factor → MTRVLLIDDDAEIVKLVTDLLQAEGYAVASVLDSSESLRRAFEFRPDVVLLDINMPTLDGWEVCRKLRDFYDGTIIMLTGRDGELDKVKGLDLGADDYMVKPLSGLELLARIRSHLRESDKVVRNMPDYGDGYLQIDLQNRTVRCKGELFRLPHNEFSVLACLVHHTGETVSHKRLLIEGLGLDYIDQGALLKVYIHHLRDKIEVDPTHPQYVVTHRAYGYSFMPAPDSHLADR, encoded by the coding sequence ATGACACGGGTTCTCTTAATTGATGACGATGCCGAAATCGTGAAACTCGTTACGGACCTTCTGCAAGCCGAGGGCTATGCAGTCGCGTCGGTGCTGGATAGCAGCGAGTCTCTGCGCAGGGCGTTCGAGTTTCGTCCCGACGTCGTCCTGCTGGACATCAATATGCCCACACTGGACGGATGGGAAGTCTGCCGCAAATTGCGCGACTTTTATGATGGCACCATCATCATGCTGACCGGACGCGATGGCGAACTGGACAAAGTCAAGGGGCTCGACCTCGGCGCGGACGACTACATGGTCAAACCGCTCAGCGGGCTCGAGTTGCTTGCACGCATACGTTCGCACCTGCGCGAATCCGACAAAGTGGTCCGTAATATGCCGGATTATGGCGACGGCTACCTCCAGATCGACCTGCAAAATCGTACCGTACGCTGCAAAGGCGAGCTATTTAGGCTGCCGCATAACGAGTTCAGCGTTTTAGCATGCCTCGTGCACCATACGGGTGAGACTGTGTCTCACAAGCGCCTGCTGATTGAGGGGCTGGGTCTTGACTACATAGACCAAGGTGCTCTCCTCAAGGTATATATCCACCATCTGCGCGACAAAATCGAGGTTGATCCAACTCATCCACAATACGTGGTAACGCATCGCGCCTACGGTTATTCGTTTATGCCCGCACCGGACTCACACCTCGCCGATAGATAG
- a CDS encoding LCP family protein → MRLHILLLAALLSAALGLSILIAAAVTLPVPVRAVNSYSVGDVADVAADENTPPMAGVPDDPDDEMPPGDVLTPAPAEPVAPAATTTATAEALQPVATTIPLAQPDATAVPTPRPLATATPRPTPVATPAAAAVVAPLPKTVNIMLLGSDRRPTQTNWRTDTIMVVMLDPQSKQAGVVSIHRDLWVNTPKGATKINTVDYGAGTATLKQVVGSLLGVPIDYYVRIEFGGVVKAIDTLGGVTLDVDCPFTEYYQDSSIPGGVRTLKVPAGRVKFTGQMALDYARSRLSSSVSDRMKRQMKVMLGVREKLLSPETFPRIPALWDQTRTLVSTDLPLSLIPALAKLGTELKLSDAHGLAVNERFGRVTYSPQKWWIIAPDVNAIRAAVRGIFSAPTLTTSIKGAGC, encoded by the coding sequence ATGAGACTCCATATCCTCCTGCTGGCCGCCCTGCTCAGCGCCGCGCTTGGGCTATCGATTCTCATTGCCGCCGCTGTCACGCTGCCGGTGCCGGTCCGCGCCGTCAATTCGTATTCCGTCGGCGATGTTGCCGATGTGGCCGCCGACGAGAACACACCCCCGATGGCTGGTGTGCCGGACGACCCCGATGACGAGATGCCGCCCGGCGACGTGCTGACGCCCGCGCCCGCCGAACCGGTCGCGCCCGCCGCGACGACGACTGCGACTGCCGAGGCGTTGCAGCCAGTTGCCACGACTATCCCACTGGCGCAGCCTGACGCCACTGCCGTCCCAACGCCACGTCCCCTGGCAACGGCCACGCCCCGGCCAACGCCAGTCGCTACACCGGCCGCCGCGGCAGTCGTTGCGCCACTGCCCAAGACAGTCAATATCATGCTGCTCGGCAGCGACCGGCGGCCAACGCAGACCAACTGGCGCACCGACACGATCATGGTCGTCATGCTCGACCCGCAGAGCAAGCAGGCGGGCGTCGTCAGCATTCACCGCGATCTGTGGGTCAACACGCCAAAGGGCGCGACCAAGATCAACACGGTCGACTACGGTGCGGGCACCGCCACGCTCAAGCAGGTCGTCGGGAGCCTGCTCGGCGTGCCGATCGACTACTATGTGCGGATCGAGTTCGGCGGCGTGGTCAAGGCGATCGACACACTGGGCGGCGTCACGCTGGACGTGGACTGCCCGTTCACCGAGTATTACCAGGACAGCAGTATCCCCGGCGGCGTGCGCACGCTGAAGGTACCGGCCGGGCGCGTGAAGTTCACCGGCCAGATGGCGCTCGACTACGCGCGCTCGCGGCTGAGCTCCAGCGTCAGCGACCGCATGAAGCGGCAGATGAAGGTGATGCTCGGCGTGCGCGAGAAACTGCTGTCGCCGGAGACGTTCCCGCGCATCCCGGCGCTGTGGGACCAGACGCGCACGCTCGTGAGCACCGACCTGCCGCTTTCGCTGATTCCGGCGCTGGCGAAGCTCGGCACCGAACTCAAGCTGAGCGACGCGCACGGGTTGGCAGTCAACGAACGGTTCGGGCGCGTGACCTATTCGCCGCAGAAGTGGTGGATCATCGCGCCGGACGTGAACGCGATCCGCGCCGCGGTGCGCGGCATCTTCAGCGCGCCCACGCTGACGACGAGCATCAAGGGTGCGGGGTGTTAG
- a CDS encoding arginine--tRNA ligase: MLKHELAQVIAQSIAAAQAAGALPAFAMPVVDVERPREAGHGDYSTTVAMKLAKEARMAPLKIAQAIAAHVPSGSMIARSEAVAPGFLNMHLDAAFLARQVDGILQAGETFGNITLGGGKRAQVEFVSANPTGPLHMGGARNAVIGDTVASILAAAGYDVEREFYVNDAGSQIRKFGGTMYARYQQALGFDVPFPEGGYQGEYIKDYVKEIIARDGEKYLQMPPDEATRALGQLGTDAVIAEARRTLAEMGVRFNVWFSERSLYTNGTFDTIYKLLETRALLLEKDGAIWFAAQEFGEDKDAVIVRSASVVAEPSERPTYFASDIAYMWNKFVERQFDKVVYVWGSDHHADVPRVKAAKRALGIPGEIDIIIYQFVNIMKSGEQVRMSKRKGDFVALKDVLRDVGKDAMRFMLLTRSADNVIEFDLALAVEQSDQNPVYYVQYAHARIASILRTAAERGQLFDDGDTARLSHPAEQALIRKMLELPEQIELAARNLTPHLLTHYAQDLAATFHSFYKQCRVLPGESVDEALSKARMKLVKAAKQVLARTLHLLGMDAPDQM, encoded by the coding sequence ATGCTCAAACACGAACTCGCACAAGTCATAGCCCAGTCCATTGCGGCGGCGCAGGCGGCCGGCGCGCTGCCGGCATTTGCCATGCCGGTCGTCGACGTCGAGCGCCCGCGCGAAGCGGGCCACGGCGACTACTCGACGACGGTCGCCATGAAACTTGCCAAAGAGGCCCGGATGGCGCCGCTCAAGATCGCGCAGGCGATCGCGGCCCACGTGCCGTCCGGCAGCATGATCGCCCGGTCAGAGGCGGTCGCGCCCGGCTTCCTTAATATGCACCTCGACGCGGCGTTCCTGGCGCGACAGGTGGACGGCATCCTGCAGGCCGGCGAAACGTTCGGCAACATCACACTCGGCGGCGGCAAGCGCGCGCAAGTCGAGTTCGTCAGCGCCAACCCGACCGGACCGCTGCACATGGGCGGCGCGCGCAACGCGGTCATCGGCGACACCGTCGCCTCGATTCTGGCAGCCGCCGGCTACGACGTCGAGCGCGAGTTCTACGTCAACGACGCCGGGTCGCAGATCCGCAAGTTCGGCGGCACGATGTACGCGCGCTACCAGCAGGCGCTCGGGTTCGACGTGCCGTTTCCCGAAGGCGGCTACCAGGGCGAGTACATCAAAGACTACGTCAAAGAGATCATCGCGCGCGACGGCGAGAAGTACCTGCAGATGCCGCCCGACGAGGCCACGCGCGCGCTCGGCCAACTCGGCACGGACGCGGTGATCGCGGAGGCGCGCCGCACGCTGGCGGAGATGGGCGTGCGCTTCAATGTCTGGTTTTCAGAGCGCAGCTTGTATACCAACGGCACCTTCGACACGATCTACAAGCTGCTGGAGACGCGCGCCCTGCTGTTGGAGAAGGACGGCGCCATCTGGTTCGCGGCGCAGGAGTTCGGCGAGGACAAAGACGCCGTGATCGTCCGCTCTGCGAGCGTCGTCGCGGAGCCGAGCGAGCGGCCGACCTACTTTGCGTCGGACATCGCGTACATGTGGAACAAGTTTGTCGAACGCCAGTTCGACAAGGTCGTGTACGTCTGGGGCAGCGACCATCACGCCGATGTGCCGCGCGTGAAGGCGGCCAAGCGCGCGCTCGGCATTCCCGGCGAAATCGACATTATCATCTACCAGTTCGTCAACATCATGAAGAGCGGCGAGCAGGTGCGCATGTCTAAGCGCAAGGGCGACTTCGTCGCGCTGAAGGACGTGCTGCGCGACGTCGGCAAGGACGCCATGCGCTTCATGCTGCTGACGCGCAGCGCCGACAACGTCATCGAGTTCGACCTGGCACTGGCGGTCGAGCAGTCGGACCAGAACCCGGTCTACTACGTGCAGTACGCGCATGCGCGCATCGCCAGCATCCTGCGCACGGCCGCCGAACGCGGCCAGTTGTTCGACGACGGCGACACGGCGCGGCTGTCGCACCCGGCCGAGCAGGCGCTGATCCGCAAGATGCTGGAACTGCCGGAGCAGATCGAATTGGCGGCGCGCAACCTGACGCCGCACCTGCTGACGCACTACGCGCAGGACCTGGCCGCGACCTTCCACTCGTTCTACAAGCAGTGCCGCGTGCTGCCCGGTGAGTCGGTGGACGAGGCACTGAGCAAAGCGCGTATGAAGCTGGTGAAGGCGGCCAAACAGGTGCTGGCGCGCACCCTGCATCTGCTCGGCATGGACGCGCCCGATCAGATGTAG